A genomic segment from Triticum dicoccoides isolate Atlit2015 ecotype Zavitan chromosome 1A, WEW_v2.0, whole genome shotgun sequence encodes:
- the LOC119270425 gene encoding calcium uniporter protein 3, mitochondrial-like: MAAALRRAVAQRFAAAPQQAYGTPRRFMQERPAFRPAVPPDVGFMPLADRIRDHLGVSFPRINLDGLVPPAPARPQPPPTREAAAVVGSLTVEEARKVLRATQMEAARARVRASREGTVPYAEYLRLCCDAAGADDGPSVARALDESGSVIVLGRTVFLRPEMVVKAIEKAIPIPRGLSVAENHPAREELKAMEAQKVDIDRMATRQVRRELWGGLAALALQTAGFMRLTFWELSWDVMEPICFFVTSTYFMAGYAFFLRTKREPSFEGFFQSRFAVKQKRLMKARDFDVRRYSELRRACGLPALHPQSPCASSQESHHHCLSHCHCD; encoded by the exons ATGGCGGCCGCGCTGAGGAGGGCCGTCGCGCAGCGCTTCGCGGCGGCGCCGCAGCAGGCCTACGGGACGCCCCGCCGCTTCATGCAGGAGCGCCCCGCCTTCCGCCCCGCCGTGCCCCCGGACGTGGGATTCATGCCCCTCGCCGACCGGATCCGCGACCACCTCGGCGTCTCCTTCCCGCGCATCAACCTCGACGGCCTCGTACCCCCCGCCCCGGCCCGGCCCCAGCCACCACCAACGAGGGAGGCCGCCGCGGTCGTGGGCAGCCTCACGGTGGAGGAGGCGCGGAAGGTGCTGCGCGCCACGCAGATGGAGGCGGCGCGCGCGCGGGTGCGGGCCTCCCGCGAGGGCACCGTGCCCTACGCGGAGTACCTGCGCCTCTGCTGCGACGCCGCGGGCGCCGACGACGGGCCCTCCGTCGCGCGCGCGCTCGACGAGTCCGGATCCGTCATCGTGCTCGGCAGGACTGTCTTCCTCAGGCCCGAAATG GTTGTGAAAGCAATTGAGAAGGCAATACCCATTCCGCGAGGGCTATCTGTTGCTGAGAATCACCCCGCAAGGGAGGAGCTGAAGGCCATGGAGGCCCAGAAGGTAGACATCGACCGCATGGCGACGCGCCAGGTGCGGCGGGAGCTGTGGGGAGGGCTGGCTGCCCTAGCCCTCCAAACGGCCGGCTTCATGAGGCTCACATTCTGGGAGCTCTCCTGGGACGTCATGGAGCCCATCTGCTTCTTTGTGACGTCCACGTACTTCATGGCcggctacgccttcttcctccggaCCAAGAGGGAGCCGTCGTTCGAGGGCTTCTTCCAGAGCCGTTTTGCGGTGAAGCAGAAGCGTCTGATGAAAGCCCGGGATTTTGATGTCCGCCGGTACAGCGAGCTCCGGCGAGCCTGTGGCCTCCCGGCCCTACATCCTCAGAGCCCCTGCGCGTCGTCGCAGGAGAGCCACCACCATTGTCTTTCTCACTGCCATTGTGATTGA